A window of Halopelagius inordinatus genomic DNA:
CGAGGAGGCCGTACAGCACCTCGAAGACGTCGCCGCGTTCGAACCACTCGCGACCGAAGAACAGAGCGCAGACGAGAGAGACAAGAGCGTAGACACCGACGACGACGGCAGTCGCCGTCGGACGTTGCGGGATACGCGTGAGATTCTCCGTGATGCCGACGAGGACGAGGAACCACGCGAGTGCGGGCCAGTGACCCAACGTCTCCGGGTACGATCTGAGCCGTATCTCTCCGCCCGCGAGGTGACAGAGGGCGTCGTACAGCGTCCGCCACGGCGACAGCACTCGCCACGGACTGCCGGCGAGGACGGACGCCAGAGCGACGCCTTTCAGCCATACCACCCACGTGAAAAGCGTCGCGAAGTTCCGGGCGGCCGCCCGCGGCCCCGTGAGACCGGCGACCAACACCCAGACGAACGCGAGGAGAAACGCCGCCCGGGCCGCCAGACTCACCGACCGACCGACCGCACCCGGAACCTCGACGACCCGTCGTCGGACCGTCGGCGTCTCCGCTCCCGTCGCGAGGATAGCCGCGGTGACTCCCACCGCGACGGCGGCCCCTCCGGCGACGAATTCGACGGGAACCGGCGCGTCGAACCGCGAGGCGAACTGGTGTGCGGCGACGGGGCGGGCGGCCAACGAGACGAGGAGTGTGACGAACGCCGCCCGTCCGACCGTTCGTCGTCGCCTTCGTCTGCCCGTAGTCATACGGGGCTCGTTGCCGTGCGAGTCACAAAACGGAGTCGGTCCGGCGTCGCCCTTCGCGGTGGACACCACCGCGTCCCGCGTTACGCCGTCGTGATGGCGGTGAAGTCGTCGACGGGCATCACGGAGTAATCGACGCTCAACGTGTCTTTCGTCGCGCGGATGCGCCCGACGAAGTTCGAGATATCTTCGAGTTCTCCTTCGAGGACGAAAAGCTCCATGCAGTAGTGGTTCCCCACGTGGTTGTGGAAGTTCGAGGCGACGAGGCCCTCGAACTCGTGGCGCAACTTCATCATCTTCTCCTCTACGGCCGTCGTCTCGAAGTCGAAGATGACCGTGACGACGGCCATCAGTTTCCTGTCTTCGAGTCGCTTGTCCTCGAACTCGCCGAGGAGGTTTCGGGCCGCCTCGCGGACGACTTCGCTTCGTCCGGTGTAGCCGTGTTCGCCCGCGAAAGAGTCGATGCGCTCCAACAACTCCTCCGGCATGGAGACACTGACAACGGTCATGTATTAATCCACGCCGCATCCGGTATTAAATACTGGTATCGCCGTCCACGGACTCCGCGGCGGACGACGCGCCCCGTTCCGCGACTGCCTCTCGGCCGCCCTCCTCCGCGACCGTAGTTTATTATAGTATTCTAACTAATCATATAGTAGAAATGTCCATGGCAGCTGAAACGGCCGAAGACGAACTCGCCGAATCGAGCATCCACGAGGTGTTGAGCAACGACCGCCGTCGGATGGTTATCGAACACCTCCAGCAGAGCGACGAACTCACCCTCCGCGAACTGTCGGAGCGAATCGCGGCGCAAGAGACGGGCGAGTCGCCGCCGCCGCGCAACATCCGCCAGAGCGCGTACGTCTCCTTACAGCAGACTCACATCCCCAAACTGGTCGGACTCGACATCGTAGAGTACGACGAACGCGAGAAACTGGTCGAACTGAAGCGGTCGGACAAAGTCGAGGTGTACATGGAAGTCGTCCCCGAGGGCGAGATAACGTGGAGCCAGTATTACGCCGGACTCGGCGCTCTCGGCGTGGTCGCGACGGCGGCACCCGCCGCGGGCGTCCCCGGGTTCGCGTCGGTCGGCGGGGTTCCCATCGCCACCACGGTGTTCCTTCTCGTCCTCTGTTCTGCGCTCTACCAGCGGTATCGACAGGTACGAGACTGAGTCCGGTTTCGACGACGCCCGCCCACGTAGTTTTTTGACCGACACGGCCGACGAGAGTGTTCGTTCGCAATCGTAACTGCACGTTCGTTTTCGACGCTCGGGAATCGGACGGGCGTTGAAGTGGGACCGACGCGAACCCCCGGACGACCATGACGTACCAAGTCGTCGTCAGCGACGTCCACATGATTCGTCCCGAGGCGATTCGGGACCACCTCGGTGACGCCGCGGAAGCGACGTTCGCGGAACTCGGCTCCGTCGAGGCCCTCGTAGCGGAGTGCGAGGCGGTCGATGCCGACGCGGCCATCACCGACGTCGCCACGCCGGTACCGGCGGCGGTGTTCGAGACACTCGACCTCTCGGTCGTCGCGCGTGCGGCCGTCGGGTTCGACAACATCGACGTTTCGGCGGCCGCCGACGCGGGTGTGACGGTCACTCACGTCCCCGGCTACTGCACCGACGAGGTGGCGACGCAGGCGCTTGCGCTCCTTCTCGCGTG
This region includes:
- a CDS encoding CopG family ribbon-helix-helix protein, whose protein sequence is MTVVSVSMPEELLERIDSFAGEHGYTGRSEVVREAARNLLGEFEDKRLEDRKLMAVVTVIFDFETTAVEEKMMKLRHEFEGLVASNFHNHVGNHYCMELFVLEGELEDISNFVGRIRATKDTLSVDYSVMPVDDFTAITTA
- a CDS encoding DUF7344 domain-containing protein: MAAETAEDELAESSIHEVLSNDRRRMVIEHLQQSDELTLRELSERIAAQETGESPPPRNIRQSAYVSLQQTHIPKLVGLDIVEYDEREKLVELKRSDKVEVYMEVVPEGEITWSQYYAGLGALGVVATAAPAAGVPGFASVGGVPIATTVFLLVLCSALYQRYRQVRD